The following are encoded together in the Natator depressus isolate rNatDep1 chromosome 10, rNatDep2.hap1, whole genome shotgun sequence genome:
- the HAPLN3 gene encoding hyaluronan and proteoglycan link protein 3: MLLLSLVVTLLQLGRGRCGLPFYNGFYYDHVMNDKGNGNGNGEVHFNGVKLVVETPEDAIFTYRGANITLPCRYHYEPMLETPRKIRIKWSKLREDNTKERDVLVAIGLKHRSFGEFRGRVHLRQRGKQEASLVISDLRLQDYGKYRCEVIDGLEDESGIVELELRGVVFPYQPYHGRYRLNFHEAKKACEEQDAVIASFEQLFKSWEEGLDWCNAGWLLDGTVQYPVSVPREPCGGKLAPGIRSYGERHKNLHYFDVFCFSSALKGKVYYLAHPEKLTLEEAKQACQDDGAELAKVGQLYAAWKFFSLDRCDAGWLADGSIRYPIAFPRPNCGPPEPGVRSFGFPDKGKFGVYCYKLS, from the exons ATGCTGCTGCTATCCCTGGTTGTGACACTGCTGCAGCTGGGCCGAGGCCGCTGTGGGCTCCCCTTCTACAACGGCTTCTACTACGACCACGTCATGAACGACAAGGGCAACGGCAATGGCAACGGCGAAG ttCACTTCAATGGCGTGAAGCTGGTGGTGGAGACCCCGGAAGACGCAATCTTCACCTACCGCGGTGCCAACATCACTCTGCCCTGCCGCTACCACTACGAGCCCATGCTGGAGACGCCGCGCAAGATCCGCATCAAGTGGTCCAAGCTGCGGGAGGACAACACCAAAGAGCGGGACGTGCTGGTGGCCATCGGGCTGAAGCACCGTAGCTTCGGCGAGTTCCGGGGCCGCGTGCACCTGCGCCAGCGCGGCAAGCAGGAGGCGTCCCTGGTGATCAGCGACCTGCGCCTGCAGGACTACGGCAAGTACCGCTGCGAGGTGATCGACGGGCTGGAGGACGAGAGCGGCAttgtggagctggagctgcgag ggGTGGTTTTTCCATACCAGCCTTACCACGGTCGCTATCGACTCAATTTCCATGAAGCCAAGAAAGCCTGCGAGGAGCAGGACGCTGTGATTGCGTCCTTCGAGCAGCTCTTCAAGtcctgggaggaggggctggactGGTGCAATGCTGGATGGCTGCTGGATGGGACAGTGCAGTACCCCGTTTCCGTGCCCCGGGAGCCCTGTGGCGGCAAGCTGGCCCCCGGCATTCGGAGCTACGGCGAGCGCCACAAGAACCTGCACTACTTCGACGTTTTctgcttctcctctgctctgAAAG GGAAAGTTTACTACCTGGCTCACCCGGAGAAGCTGACGTTGGAAGAGGCCAAGCAGGCCTGCCAGGATGACGGGGCTGAACTTGCCAAGGTGGGGCAGCTCTATGCAGCATGGAAGTTCTTCAGCCTGGATCGCTgtgatgctggctggctggcggATGGCAGCATCCGCTACCCCATTGCCTTCCCCCGGCCCAACTGCGGCCCACCGGAGCCGGGGGTCAGGAGTTTCGGCTTTCCCGACAAGGGCAAGTTTGGGGTTTATTGCTATAAGCTGAGCTAA